From Amia ocellicauda isolate fAmiCal2 chromosome 12, fAmiCal2.hap1, whole genome shotgun sequence, a single genomic window includes:
- the galnt7 gene encoding N-acetylgalactosaminyltransferase 7 isoform X2, with protein sequence MRLKVGFLLRSLLIVGTFLGLVVLWSSLSPTPRDDEPFGKVGGRDAPNLQPDAKVDPQEKFKPVVPWPHVEGMEVDLDSIRIKNDEKNPGQQPPQNQPEGAGNQQNIMQKQYLTFKPQKHVYPDPVLKHGELGNFELKEAEPEGVPGGPGEGAKPFVLGSDYKDSIQASIKEFGFNMVASEMISLDRSISDLRHEECKYWHYDENLLTSSIIIVFHNEGWSTLMRTVHSVIKRTPRRYLAEIVLIDDFSNKAHLKERLEEYIKQWNGLVKLFRNERREGLIQARSIGANKAKLGQVLIYLDAHCEVGLNWYAPLVAPITKDRTVCTVPLIDYIDGNDYTIEPQQGGDEDGFARGAWDWSLLWKRVPLNSKEKAKRKHKSEPYRSPAMAGGLFAIEREFFFELGLYDPGLQIWGGENFEISYKIWQCGGQLLFVPCSRVGHIYRLHGWQGNPPPAHVGSSPTLKNYVRVVEVWWDDYKDYFYASRPETKTLAYGDISELLKFREEHNCKSFKWFMEEIAYDIPVHYPLPPKNVEWGEVRGFETNYCIDSMGHTNGGTVEMGPCHRMGGNQLFRINEANQLMQYDQCLTKGQDGSSVIITHCNLNEYTEWKYFKDLHRFTHLHTGKCLDRSEVLHQVFIADCDNNKTTQKWEMNNIVAV encoded by the exons ATGCGGCTGAAAGTGGGCTTCCTGCTTCGGAGCCTGCTGATCGTCGGCACCTTCCTGGGCTTGGTGGTGCTGTGGTCGTCCCTCTCGCCCACGCCGAGAGACGACGAGCCCTTTGGTAAAGTG GGAGGCAGAGATGCTCCGAATTTGCAGCCTGACGCCAAGGTTGACCCTCAGGAGAAGTTCAAGCCCGTCGTCCCCTGGCCTCACGTGGAAGGAATGGAAGTGGACCTGGATTCGATCCGGATCAAGAACGACGAGAAGAACCCAGGGCAGCAGCCTCCGCAGAACCAGCCGGAGGGGGCTGGCAACCAGCAGAACATCATGCAGAAGCAGTACCTGACCTTCAAGCCTCAGAAGCACGTCTATCCCGatcccgtcttgaaacacggagaGCTGGGGAATTTCGAGCTCAAGGAAGCCGAACCCGAGGGGGTCCCTGGCGGCCCCGGGGAAGGAGCCAAGCCCTTTGTCCTGGGGTCCGATTACAAGGACTCCATCCAGGCCAGCATCAAGGAGTTTGGCTTCAACATGGTAGCAAGCGAAATGATCTCACTGGACCGCAGCATAAGCGATTTGAGACACGAAGA gtGCAAGTACTGGCATTACGATGAGAACTTGCTCACGTCCAGCATCATCATCGTCTTCCACAACGAAGGCTGGTCCACTCTGATGAGAACCGTCCACAGTGTCATCAAACGAACGCCCAGACGGTACCTGGCAGAGATTGTACTGATCGATGATTTCAGCAATAAAG CGCACCTGAAAGAGAGGCTCGAGGAATACATCAAGCAGTGGAACGGCCTGGTCAAGCTGTTCCGTAACGAGAGGAGAGAAGGGTTGATTCAGGCCAGGAGTATCGGTGCCAATAAGGCTAAGCTCGGTCAG GTGCTCATCTATCTGGACGCACACTGCGAAGTGGGACTCAACTGGTACGCCCCGCTAGTGGCGCCCATAACAAAGGACAG AACCGTATGTACAGTTCCCTTGATAGATTACATAGATGGGAACGATTATACCATAGAGCCTCAGCAAGGCGGGGACGAGGACGGTTTTGCCCGCGGAGCCTGGGACTGGAGTTTGTTGTGGAAGCGGGTGCCCTTGAACAGCAAGGAAAAGGCTAAGCGCAAACATAAGAGTGAGCCTTATCG GTCTCCTGCTATGGCCGGAGGGCTCTTTGCCATCGAGCGCGAGTTCTTCTTTGAGCTGGGGTTGTATGACCCTGGCCTTCAGATCTGGGGAGGAGAGAACTTTGAAATATCCTACAAG ATCTGGCAGTGCGGCGGACAGCTGCTCTTCGTACCCTGTTCTCGAGTCGGACACATCTACCGCCTCCACGGCTGGCAAGGGAACCCCCCGCCGGCCCACGTCGGGTCCTCTCCGACACTGAAG AACTACGTCCGAGTGGTGGAGGTGTGGTGGGATGACTACAAGGACTACTTCTACGCCAGCCGGCCCGAGACAAAGACTCTGGCCTACGGGGACATCAGCGAGCTGCTCAAGTTCAGAGAGGAGCACAACTGTAAAAGCTTCAAGTGGTTCATGGAGGAGATCGCCTACGACATCCCGGTACACTACCCTCTGCCTCCGAAGAACGTGGAGTGGGGAGAG GTCAGAGGGTTTGAAACCAACTACTGCATAGACAGCATGGGCCACACCAACGGAGGAACGGTGGAGATGGGCCCGTGCCACCGGATGGGAGGAAACCAG CTTTTCAGGATCAACGAAGCCAACCAGCTGATGCAGTACGACCAGTGCTTGACCAAAGGGCAGGACGGGTCTTCGGTCATCATTACTCACTGCAACCTGAACGAGTACACGGAGTGGAAATACTTCAAG GACCTGCACAGATTCACGCACCtccacacgggaaaatgtctgGACCGCTCTGAAGTCCTCCATCAGGTTTTCATAGCGGACTgtgacaacaacaaaaccacCCAGAAGTGGGAGATGAACAACATCGTGGCAGTGTAG
- the galnt7 gene encoding N-acetylgalactosaminyltransferase 7 isoform X1: MRLKVGFLLRSLLIVGTFLGLVVLWSSLSPTPRDDEPFGKVGGRDAPNLQPDAKVDPQEKFKPVVPWPHVEGMEVDLDSIRIKNDEKNPGQQPPQNQPEGAGNQQNIMQKQYLTFKPQKHVYPDPVLKHGELGNFELKEAEPEGVPGGPGEGAKPFVLGSDYKDSIQASIKEFGFNMVASEMISLDRSISDLRHEECKYWHYDENLLTSSIIIVFHNEGWSTLMRTVHSVIKRTPRRYLAEIVLIDDFSNKAHLKERLEEYIKQWNGLVKLFRNERREGLIQARSIGANKAKLGQVLIYLDAHCEVGLNWYAPLVAPITKDRTACTVPLIDSISGQSYDLSGQGGGDEDGFARGAWDWSMLWKRVPLASREKQKRLTKTEPYRSPAMAGGLFAIEREFFFELGLYDPGLQIWGGENFEISYKIWQCGGQLLFVPCSRVGHIYRLHGWQGNPPPAHVGSSPTLKNYVRVVEVWWDDYKDYFYASRPETKTLAYGDISELLKFREEHNCKSFKWFMEEIAYDIPVHYPLPPKNVEWGEVRGFETNYCIDSMGHTNGGTVEMGPCHRMGGNQLFRINEANQLMQYDQCLTKGQDGSSVIITHCNLNEYTEWKYFKDLHRFTHLHTGKCLDRSEVLHQVFIADCDNNKTTQKWEMNNIVAV; the protein is encoded by the exons ATGCGGCTGAAAGTGGGCTTCCTGCTTCGGAGCCTGCTGATCGTCGGCACCTTCCTGGGCTTGGTGGTGCTGTGGTCGTCCCTCTCGCCCACGCCGAGAGACGACGAGCCCTTTGGTAAAGTG GGAGGCAGAGATGCTCCGAATTTGCAGCCTGACGCCAAGGTTGACCCTCAGGAGAAGTTCAAGCCCGTCGTCCCCTGGCCTCACGTGGAAGGAATGGAAGTGGACCTGGATTCGATCCGGATCAAGAACGACGAGAAGAACCCAGGGCAGCAGCCTCCGCAGAACCAGCCGGAGGGGGCTGGCAACCAGCAGAACATCATGCAGAAGCAGTACCTGACCTTCAAGCCTCAGAAGCACGTCTATCCCGatcccgtcttgaaacacggagaGCTGGGGAATTTCGAGCTCAAGGAAGCCGAACCCGAGGGGGTCCCTGGCGGCCCCGGGGAAGGAGCCAAGCCCTTTGTCCTGGGGTCCGATTACAAGGACTCCATCCAGGCCAGCATCAAGGAGTTTGGCTTCAACATGGTAGCAAGCGAAATGATCTCACTGGACCGCAGCATAAGCGATTTGAGACACGAAGA gtGCAAGTACTGGCATTACGATGAGAACTTGCTCACGTCCAGCATCATCATCGTCTTCCACAACGAAGGCTGGTCCACTCTGATGAGAACCGTCCACAGTGTCATCAAACGAACGCCCAGACGGTACCTGGCAGAGATTGTACTGATCGATGATTTCAGCAATAAAG CGCACCTGAAAGAGAGGCTCGAGGAATACATCAAGCAGTGGAACGGCCTGGTCAAGCTGTTCCGTAACGAGAGGAGAGAAGGGTTGATTCAGGCCAGGAGTATCGGTGCCAATAAGGCTAAGCTCGGTCAG GTGCTCATCTATCTGGACGCACACTGCGAAGTGGGACTCAACTGGTACGCCCCGCTAGTGGCGCCCATAACAAAGGACAG AACCGCGTGCACCGTGCCGCTTATCGACTCCATAAGCGGCCAGTCGTACGACTTAAGCGGTCAAGGGGGCGGAGACGAGGACGGGTTCGCCAGAGGCGCGTGGGACTGGAGCATGCTTTGGAAACGCGTCCCTTTGGCTAGCAGGGAGAAACAGAAGAGGTTAACTAAAACCGAACCCTATCG GTCTCCTGCTATGGCCGGAGGGCTCTTTGCCATCGAGCGCGAGTTCTTCTTTGAGCTGGGGTTGTATGACCCTGGCCTTCAGATCTGGGGAGGAGAGAACTTTGAAATATCCTACAAG ATCTGGCAGTGCGGCGGACAGCTGCTCTTCGTACCCTGTTCTCGAGTCGGACACATCTACCGCCTCCACGGCTGGCAAGGGAACCCCCCGCCGGCCCACGTCGGGTCCTCTCCGACACTGAAG AACTACGTCCGAGTGGTGGAGGTGTGGTGGGATGACTACAAGGACTACTTCTACGCCAGCCGGCCCGAGACAAAGACTCTGGCCTACGGGGACATCAGCGAGCTGCTCAAGTTCAGAGAGGAGCACAACTGTAAAAGCTTCAAGTGGTTCATGGAGGAGATCGCCTACGACATCCCGGTACACTACCCTCTGCCTCCGAAGAACGTGGAGTGGGGAGAG GTCAGAGGGTTTGAAACCAACTACTGCATAGACAGCATGGGCCACACCAACGGAGGAACGGTGGAGATGGGCCCGTGCCACCGGATGGGAGGAAACCAG CTTTTCAGGATCAACGAAGCCAACCAGCTGATGCAGTACGACCAGTGCTTGACCAAAGGGCAGGACGGGTCTTCGGTCATCATTACTCACTGCAACCTGAACGAGTACACGGAGTGGAAATACTTCAAG GACCTGCACAGATTCACGCACCtccacacgggaaaatgtctgGACCGCTCTGAAGTCCTCCATCAGGTTTTCATAGCGGACTgtgacaacaacaaaaccacCCAGAAGTGGGAGATGAACAACATCGTGGCAGTGTAG
- the galnt7 gene encoding N-acetylgalactosaminyltransferase 7 isoform X3 has product MEVDLDSIRIKNDEKNPGQQPPQNQPEGAGNQQNIMQKQYLTFKPQKHVYPDPVLKHGELGNFELKEAEPEGVPGGPGEGAKPFVLGSDYKDSIQASIKEFGFNMVASEMISLDRSISDLRHEECKYWHYDENLLTSSIIIVFHNEGWSTLMRTVHSVIKRTPRRYLAEIVLIDDFSNKAHLKERLEEYIKQWNGLVKLFRNERREGLIQARSIGANKAKLGQVLIYLDAHCEVGLNWYAPLVAPITKDRTACTVPLIDSISGQSYDLSGQGGGDEDGFARGAWDWSMLWKRVPLASREKQKRLTKTEPYRSPAMAGGLFAIEREFFFELGLYDPGLQIWGGENFEISYKIWQCGGQLLFVPCSRVGHIYRLHGWQGNPPPAHVGSSPTLKNYVRVVEVWWDDYKDYFYASRPETKTLAYGDISELLKFREEHNCKSFKWFMEEIAYDIPVHYPLPPKNVEWGEVRGFETNYCIDSMGHTNGGTVEMGPCHRMGGNQLFRINEANQLMQYDQCLTKGQDGSSVIITHCNLNEYTEWKYFKDLHRFTHLHTGKCLDRSEVLHQVFIADCDNNKTTQKWEMNNIVAV; this is encoded by the exons ATGGAAGTGGACCTGGATTCGATCCGGATCAAGAACGACGAGAAGAACCCAGGGCAGCAGCCTCCGCAGAACCAGCCGGAGGGGGCTGGCAACCAGCAGAACATCATGCAGAAGCAGTACCTGACCTTCAAGCCTCAGAAGCACGTCTATCCCGatcccgtcttgaaacacggagaGCTGGGGAATTTCGAGCTCAAGGAAGCCGAACCCGAGGGGGTCCCTGGCGGCCCCGGGGAAGGAGCCAAGCCCTTTGTCCTGGGGTCCGATTACAAGGACTCCATCCAGGCCAGCATCAAGGAGTTTGGCTTCAACATGGTAGCAAGCGAAATGATCTCACTGGACCGCAGCATAAGCGATTTGAGACACGAAGA gtGCAAGTACTGGCATTACGATGAGAACTTGCTCACGTCCAGCATCATCATCGTCTTCCACAACGAAGGCTGGTCCACTCTGATGAGAACCGTCCACAGTGTCATCAAACGAACGCCCAGACGGTACCTGGCAGAGATTGTACTGATCGATGATTTCAGCAATAAAG CGCACCTGAAAGAGAGGCTCGAGGAATACATCAAGCAGTGGAACGGCCTGGTCAAGCTGTTCCGTAACGAGAGGAGAGAAGGGTTGATTCAGGCCAGGAGTATCGGTGCCAATAAGGCTAAGCTCGGTCAG GTGCTCATCTATCTGGACGCACACTGCGAAGTGGGACTCAACTGGTACGCCCCGCTAGTGGCGCCCATAACAAAGGACAG AACCGCGTGCACCGTGCCGCTTATCGACTCCATAAGCGGCCAGTCGTACGACTTAAGCGGTCAAGGGGGCGGAGACGAGGACGGGTTCGCCAGAGGCGCGTGGGACTGGAGCATGCTTTGGAAACGCGTCCCTTTGGCTAGCAGGGAGAAACAGAAGAGGTTAACTAAAACCGAACCCTATCG GTCTCCTGCTATGGCCGGAGGGCTCTTTGCCATCGAGCGCGAGTTCTTCTTTGAGCTGGGGTTGTATGACCCTGGCCTTCAGATCTGGGGAGGAGAGAACTTTGAAATATCCTACAAG ATCTGGCAGTGCGGCGGACAGCTGCTCTTCGTACCCTGTTCTCGAGTCGGACACATCTACCGCCTCCACGGCTGGCAAGGGAACCCCCCGCCGGCCCACGTCGGGTCCTCTCCGACACTGAAG AACTACGTCCGAGTGGTGGAGGTGTGGTGGGATGACTACAAGGACTACTTCTACGCCAGCCGGCCCGAGACAAAGACTCTGGCCTACGGGGACATCAGCGAGCTGCTCAAGTTCAGAGAGGAGCACAACTGTAAAAGCTTCAAGTGGTTCATGGAGGAGATCGCCTACGACATCCCGGTACACTACCCTCTGCCTCCGAAGAACGTGGAGTGGGGAGAG GTCAGAGGGTTTGAAACCAACTACTGCATAGACAGCATGGGCCACACCAACGGAGGAACGGTGGAGATGGGCCCGTGCCACCGGATGGGAGGAAACCAG CTTTTCAGGATCAACGAAGCCAACCAGCTGATGCAGTACGACCAGTGCTTGACCAAAGGGCAGGACGGGTCTTCGGTCATCATTACTCACTGCAACCTGAACGAGTACACGGAGTGGAAATACTTCAAG GACCTGCACAGATTCACGCACCtccacacgggaaaatgtctgGACCGCTCTGAAGTCCTCCATCAGGTTTTCATAGCGGACTgtgacaacaacaaaaccacCCAGAAGTGGGAGATGAACAACATCGTGGCAGTGTAG
- the hmgb2a gene encoding high mobility group protein B2a codes for MVKGDPNKPRGKMSSYAYFVQTCREEHKKKHPDTSVNFSEFSKKCSERWKTMSAKEKGKFEDLAKTDKVRYEREMKTYIPPKGEKASKKKKKDPNAPKRPPSAFFLFCSEHRPRVKGEHPGISIGDIAKKLGELWSKQTPKDKVPFEQKAVKLKEKYEKDVAAYRAKSKVETGAVGKKGPGRPTGSKKKAEPEDDDDDEDDDDEEDDDDDDDDDDDDE; via the exons ATGGTCAAAGGGGATCCCAACAAGCCGCGGGGCAAGATGTCCTCCTACGCCTACTTCGTGCAGACGTGCCGGGAGGAGCACAAGAAGAAACACCCGGACACCTCCGTCAACTTCTCCGAGTTCTCCAAGAAGTGCTCCGAGAGGTGGAAG aCGATGTCGGCCAAGGAGAAGGGCAAATTCGAGGACCTGGCCAAGACGGACAAGGTGCGCTACGAGCGGGAGATGAAGACCTACATCCCTCCTAAGGGCGAGAAGGCgagcaagaagaagaagaaggatcCCAACGCCCCCAAACGGCCACC ATCTGCCTTCTTCCTGTTCTGCTCCGAGCACCGCCCGAGAGTGAAGGGCGAGCATCCCGGGATCTCCATCGGGGACATCGCAAAGAAACTGGGAGAGCTGTGGTCCAAGCAGACGCCCAAGGACAAGGTTCCCTTTGAGCAGAAGGCCGTGAAGCTGAAGGAGAAATACGAGAAG GATGTCGCCGCGTACCGCGCCAAGAGCAAGGTGGAGACCGGTGCCGTTGGCAAGAAGGGCCCCGGCAGGCCGACCGGATCCAAGAAGAAGGCCGAGCCTGAGGATGACGATGACGATGAAGATGACGACGACGAGGAAGATGACGATgacgacgatgatgatgatgacgatgacgAGTAA